A region of the Candidatus Nanosynbacter lyticus genome:
AGCTACAATATCGTTAACTAGTGTCGATTTACCGCTACCCGAAACTCCTGACACCACTGTCATTAGCCCCAGCGGAAACGCCACATCGATATTCTTCAGATTATTTTCGCGAGCACCCCGAACAACCAATTGCCTGTCCTTCATAATCTTACGCCGCTTTTTTGGTACGGCAATTTTTTCTACACCCGATAAATAGCGGCCAGTAATGCTATCTTGGTTCTTTGCCACCACATCAGGTGCACCCGTTGCCACTACTCGACCGCCATTCACGCCAGCACCCGGTCCCATATCAACCAGAAAATCACTTTGCCGAATAGTGTCTTCATCATGCTCAACTACCAGCACAGAATTACCTAAATCACGAAGACGTTTTAGCATGTCAATCAATTTGTCATTATCACGTTGATGCAAGCCAATTGACGGCTCATCAAGCACGTAAAGCACGCCCTGCAGCCCAGCCCCAATCTGCGTCGCCAGCCTAATTCGCTGCGCCTCTCCACCACTTAACGTATTAGCTGCCCGACTTAGTTCCAAATAGTTCAGGCCAACATTACTCATAAACGTCAAGCGCGACTTAATCTCCTTTAAAATAAGCCGCGCAATGGCCATCTCTTGCTCAGTTAGATTCAATTTATTAAACAAATCCAACGCGTCATCGACACTCAAATCGCACACATCGACAATATTCAAATCATGGACCGTGACCGCCAAAACTGCTGGCTTTAAGCGCGCACCCCTACACGCATAACAATCCCGCTCGCGCATAAACCGCTCAATATCCCGCCGCACAAAATCACTATCAGTTTCTCGCCAGCGCCGTTCCAAATTAGGAATAACCCCCTCATACGTCGTTTCGTAGTGTCGCCCACCACCCAACTCTACACGATATTTCTGATCGCCAGTACCGTATAAAATCTTCTGCTTAGCATCATCGGGTAATTTGCCTACCGGTACTCGCAAGCTAAAATCATGCGCCTCGCTCACAGACGCTAGCCGCTTCATATTCCAAGCATCAGAATTCATCCTATTATACGGCCGAATCGCACCCTCAGAAATTGTCAAATTATTATTAAAAACCAATTCCGGGTCAATCTCCAGCCTTGACCCCAAACCAGTACATGTCGGGCAAGCACCCTGTGGAGCGTTAAAGCTAAACAGCCTTGGCTCTAACTCTGGAATATCAACGTCAGGATGGTCAACACAAGCATATCGTTGCGAAAATGTTTTTACATCACCGCTATCAGCCTCTAAAACCTCGAGGACTCCTTGCCCAAGTTCTAGCGACTGCTCGACACTCTGACTTAAGCGTGAACGCATTTCACCACTCAGAGCCAATCGATCAACCACCAACTCAATATTATGCTTGTAACTTTTTTGCAATTCTGGAAACTCATCTAGCGCATACACTACGCCGTCAACGCGCACTCTGGCATAACCAAGCCGCTGATATTGCTCTGGAATATGCGCAAACTCACCCTTTTTATTTTTGACAATTGGTGCCAATAGTAAAATTCGCTTATCAACAAATTGCCGTAAAATCTCATCAATAATCGTCTCAGCCGTGCGCCGTGTCACTTCATTGCCACAAACTGGACAATGCGGTACGCCAATTCTGGCAAACAACAGTCGCAAATAATCATAAATTTCTGTCACCGTCGCCACTGTGGAGCGCGGGTTGCGGCTAGTTGATTTCTGGTCGATTGAAATAGCTGGACTTAGACCTTCAATTGAATCAACATCAGGCTTATCCATCGTCCCTAAAAACTGACGAGCGTACGAGTTTAAGCTCTCCATATAGCGACGCTGACCTTCAGCATAAATCGTATCAAACGCTAGACTGGATTTGCCTGATCCGCTCAGCCCCGTAATCACAACTAATTTATCACGTGGAATCTCAATATCCACGTTCCTTAAATTATGTTCACGAGCGCCTTTGACGCGAATCACCTCTGCCATAACCGCTATATTATATAGGTTTTTAACTAATTTTTCCAGCCTAAGTGCTAATGTAAATCTAATTTAAAACATATTATGCTTATGATTGCAAGTGAATATCTTATTTGTTACAGTTAAATTTATGAGAAAGTTGGGCATTTACTTAATTGTGATATCTGGAGCGATATTGATCGCACCTTTTATGGTTGACCAACTATTTTTCTTCTTTTTCATCGGCAAAATCCCCTTCACCAACATCCACTTATCGGCAATTTCGATGGTTATTTTCTGGGCGGCCACCATACCGCTAGCTATTATTCTTAGGAAGTCGTTATCGGCGCTAGTTTGGAAAATTATTGATGTCGCTAGCGAACTCACCCAACGACGCATAAATCGGACATTTCGTCAGTTTACGCCAGATCGAAAAAACGAACTTGCTCTAGTGGCGACTTACCTTCTTTACCAAACAAAGAAGAGCGAGCCTGGCTCCAATATTGAACCTCAAAAGCTCGCTCCGTCTTTAACTTAATTAGTCATTAATTAAATATATCGTTTTAAAACTATTCCGCCGGCAATAACTACGATAGCTAAACCACCAATCGCCCAAACAGAAGCTCCTGTATTGGCAAGACCTCCAGATTTACCACCCTTAGGAGTGATGCCTGCTGGATTAGATGCTGCACCCGCTGGAGTAGCTGGAGATGCAGGATCATTCACTACGCCGAAATAAACTGGGTCAGTAATGACACTGTTTGCAGTATGGTCATCGTCATTATTAGCACCGTCGACCACTTTATATGACACTGTCGTAACTGTCTTACCGGCAATAGTTTCATTTTTAATTACAGCTTGGCTAGTTATATCCTGTAGATTAGCCGTAGCTGAATCCTTTTTATAAACTCGCACCTTCGAAACGTCATATTGGCTTGCAAGAGACACTGTAATATCTGACGAGGCCGACGCTTGGGTACAATTAATATTGAACGATAAGCCTCCCAAAATCTTTATTCGCGCCTCGGTAGGTGTAATACCGTCAGCAGACAGAGACTTAACTGATGAGGCGACAATGTCATAGCAACGAAGCGATTTAGCCGCAATAGTAGACTTAGCTACTGCATTATCTGTGTTTGCTGGAGCAGACTTTGTACTTACGTCAAAAGTCTTAGTCTGAGTTAATTGTAGTGTGCCTAAACGATAGATGTTATTATTTGCTGTTGCAAAGATTTTAGAGCCATCAGCGGTCATTGAGATAGAACCACCTTCAAATTTTTCACTACCCCACTGTTGCCAAGTCTTACCACCGTCTACCGATGAAGCGACCGGTGCCCATGACGGATAGTAACTATCTGGCTCAAGGGTGACAAATAATCTTTTACCGTCATTGCTAATACCTATCCGTGAGACGTCATTAGACGAAACCTCATGACCTGGTATCGGAGAGATTGAGCTCCAATTAGTACCCCCATCAACCGAAACCTTTTTGCCATCAAATATACTAGCACCATTAGCACTAAAAGCTGCGCCAAAATGAGCTCCGTCTTTGACAATCTCCCAGGTTGCACCATAATCTGTTGATTGCTTGAGGTCACCATAAGTCGTAAGCATCATCTTACCGCCGTTGAATACAGCATTAGGACATTCATCACCCTTTTGCACCCAAGTCTGACCATTATCCCTGGAGACATACAGAGGTCCGCCGTACCCACACTTGGTCAAAGTAGAGCCGTCAGGACTCATGCGTAGACTTGCATCACTTTCTACTGGTGCGGCTGGAGTCGTCCAGCTACTACCGCCATCAGTGGATACATAAATGTTATTTTGTCCATATTTGCCTTGTACTACCAACTTGGAGCCGTCTGTATTTGTCAATAAGTTAATTGCCCCTTCTGGCGCTGCGCTACTGCTCCAGTTTGCGCCGCCATCAGTAGAAACCAGAAGCTTCCGATCATTAAAAGTGGCACCCTCCTGCAGCACAATCAACTTCGAACCATCAGAGCTAATACGTGACTCTTTGACCTTACCGCCTGGTATCGTTATATCCTTCCAGCTATATGCAGCCTCTGCCTTAGCGAAAGGCGCAAACATCGCAGCCAAAGAGACTACAGACACAGCAAAGAAAATTGATATGCCTCCATATATTTTACGTTTCTTTCTAGACGACATTAGTCACCCTCCTGTTAAGTTAATATAATTCAAATAGCATAACCATAATATCACAGCTAGAGACTAAGAATCAACAACCGGTAAAACAGACTCAGCCCACAATTGCAATTCTTGCAAAATAAACTGTTGTTTGTCAGCTGCTGTCGGCGCTAACCGCTGCAGAGACGCCATAAACCCTGGCAGTTGCGCCTGCAAATACTGAGCCCGCCAGATTTCCCATTGTGCCAAATCATCTTCACTGAGTGAGCGCGGAAAATTACGTGCCTTGTAGTGCAGCAACAGCGGCGCTAACCGTTCGTCCTGAAATTCTGGATGAAAATCGGCCAGCTCACGCTCATCAGCATTACGCACCGCCTCGACACGGATACGATCACGGTCGTTCAAAAAGCCATCATACAATTGCGCTTCTGGATCAGGCAATTTCTTGAAGGCTGGCTTGTTTTCAAAAATAGTCCGTAATTTTTCGGCAAAGTCCGGGTGATTCAGTAAAATATTTTGATGTTTCTGCACTGTCTTTAGATCAAGCGAAATCTTCTGCCAGCCATCGCCTTGTTCCAGCACACCCAGCGGCGCTACCGCCGGACAGCGATTGTACTGCAACTCTTTGACTGGCAATTTAACGAAATCTTCGGCCTGGCGCTCTTCCCACGAAGCAAAGATTTTCTTCGATAATTCTTCAGTACTCAGCTCAACAAACGGCGTCGGATCATAGCGCAGATCATAGACAACCACACCGCCGTTTCGACTGGTCGTCATTGGAAATGCCACCGTAGTTTTGGCAAATTCTTTATCGTAGCGCCCGCTGGCATAGACAAACGGTTTTTTGTCGTCCACATTGACCAGTTGCTGGACTACTTTTTTATCGCGCATTTTCAGCAAATAATCATACAATTGCGGCTGCTTTTGCTTGATCAATTTCGTCACAGCGATCAGTGCTGTCACGTCCGCCAAAGCGTCATGAGCATTTTCGTGCGCAATACCGTTGGCGCTGGTGATCAGTTCCAGACGGTTGCTTGGCTCGCCCTTGTCATCAAGCGGCCACTTGATCCCCTCTGGCCTGAGTGCCCTGGTCAACCGAACTGCATCCAGCAAGTCCCAACGCGAGCGGCCGTCCTTCCAGCTCCACTCGTACGGATCATGAAAATTACGCCACAACAAATGACGAATAAACTCGTCGTCGAACCGAATATTATTAAAACCAACCGCAATGGTGTCTGGCGTGAAAATTTCCTCACTGAGCATCCGGGCAAACTGCGCCTCGCTGTAGCCCTCCTCAACCGTTTTTTGCGGCGTGATGCCCGTCACCATCAGCGCATCAGGACTCGGCAAAGTATCATCATTCAGCGTCACCAGCAGATTATAAGGCTCACCAATCGGCTCGAGATTCATGTCTGTCCGCTGCCCGGCAAACTGCATGATTCGGTCTTGCCGCGGATTTAATCCGCTGGTTTCCAGGTCATAAAAGAAAAATGTTTGTGCCATGATTATAGTATAGCAAACCTATTGCTCAACCAGCGTAAACGGCATCGATTCGCCAATCTGCACCAAGGTATCGCCCACTGCACCCTGACGAATTAACTCGTGAGCGATACCCATTTTTCGCATGATATCGCGCAGGCGATTGACCGATTCAAATTGATCAAAGTTAGTGCGGCGAGCAAACTTTTCAATTTTAGGCCCGTGGATAATGAAACTAACCACATCTTCCTCGTCCACATTTTCAGGCTCCGCACCAACAACTCGCTCTACCGTCCAAGCGTCAGACGCTGCTTGCCCATCCAAAGTAATGACTGGCAACTCATCGCCCTCTTCCTCAACCATCTCTGCCTCACGTGCTCGATAGTCCGTAACCTCACGACGCAGTAGGCGTAGCAGTTCGGTTACGCCAGTATGTGTTTGTGAGGAAATCGCCACCACTGGCGAACCATTGGCTACATTCTGAAGTGCCGTCGACTGCATAGCTATAATTTCATCGTCCAACCCTTCACATTTCGTCAAAGCGATGATCTCTGGACGCGTCGCCAATTCCTCGGAATATTTTTCCAGCTCACGGCGAATAGTCTGGTATTTCTCCGCTGGATCATCACTATACGCGTCAATCATGTGCAGTAACACGGCCGTCCGCTCAACGTGACGAAGGAACTGGTCACCCAAGCCCTTGCCTTCCGACGCGCCCTCAATCAACCCTGGAATATCAGCGATCAAAATTGAGCCATCATCAACATCCGCCACGCCCAGATTTGGCGTCAACGTCGTGAACTCGTAATTAGCGATCTCTGGTCGGGCGTTAGAAACCACGCTCAAGAAGGTCGATTTACCAGCATTAGGAAAGCCAACCAAGCCGACGTCGGCCAATAATTTCAATTCCAACTCCGCCTCAAATTCTTCACCCGCCTCACCAAGTTCAGCAATCTTTGGTGCTTGGCGGGTGCTGGACGTAAAATGTGCGTTACCAAAACCACCGTCACCGCCGCGGGCAACGACTGCCTGCTGCTGGTCCACTGTCAAATCCGCCACCACCTTGCCGTCACGCTTGACCAATGTACCCATCGGCACTTTTACGACCAGCGGCGATCCGCTCTTGCCACGCTTTTTACGCTTACTGCCGTCCTCACCATTTTCCGCTTTCAGCTCTGGCTTATAGCGAAAGTTCAGCAGCGTATTCAGGTCTTTGGTCGCCAAAAACACCACATCACCGCCACGTCCACCGTCGCCGCCATCAGGACCACCCTTGTCAACATATTTCTCATGTCGAAAACTGACCGCACCATTGCCGCCCCTGCCAGCTCGAACAAAAACTTTTGCGATATCAACAAACATGATCTAATTATACCAGAAAACACCCCATCAGTCGACGGGGTGTCGTATTGGTGTCATCTTAAAATTTTAGTGTATGAAGCTATAGCGGCCAACCTCAGCAAGCGGTATGGTACGAGAAGAAATAACATTGTAACCTGCATAGTTCATATCTGAAACATATATATTATGACCATCTACCCGCTCCACGATACCAACATGTCCGTAACCATAACCGCCCCAAGTGTTCTGAATAATAGCACCCGGCACTGGTGTATTATTAACTAAGAATCCAGCCGCACGAGCACTAGTATGCCAGGTGTTAGCGTTACCCCAGAAACTACCAATTGGACGACCCAGCTGCAAGCGACGTTCGTAAGCATACCAAGTACAGTTACCAGCAGCATATCGGTTGCCAACAGATGCGGTCAGCCAGCTTCGGCTAGCAC
Encoded here:
- the uvrA gene encoding excinuclease ABC subunit UvrA, with product MAEVIRVKGAREHNLRNVDIEIPRDKLVVITGLSGSGKSSLAFDTIYAEGQRRYMESLNSYARQFLGTMDKPDVDSIEGLSPAISIDQKSTSRNPRSTVATVTEIYDYLRLLFARIGVPHCPVCGNEVTRRTAETIIDEILRQFVDKRILLLAPIVKNKKGEFAHIPEQYQRLGYARVRVDGVVYALDEFPELQKSYKHNIELVVDRLALSGEMRSRLSQSVEQSLELGQGVLEVLEADSGDVKTFSQRYACVDHPDVDIPELEPRLFSFNAPQGACPTCTGLGSRLEIDPELVFNNNLTISEGAIRPYNRMNSDAWNMKRLASVSEAHDFSLRVPVGKLPDDAKQKILYGTGDQKYRVELGGGRHYETTYEGVIPNLERRWRETDSDFVRRDIERFMRERDCYACRGARLKPAVLAVTVHDLNIVDVCDLSVDDALDLFNKLNLTEQEMAIARLILKEIKSRLTFMSNVGLNYLELSRAANTLSGGEAQRIRLATQIGAGLQGVLYVLDEPSIGLHQRDNDKLIDMLKRLRDLGNSVLVVEHDEDTIRQSDFLVDMGPGAGVNGGRVVATGAPDVVAKNQDSITGRYLSGVEKIAVPKKRRKIMKDRQLVVRGARENNLKNIDVAFPLGLMTVVSGVSGSGKSTLVNDIVARELAARLNRSTTAPGLHKTIDGVNLLDKAIVIDQSPIGRTPRSNPATYTGIFTPIRELFASTPEANVRGYKAGRFSFNVKGGRCENCQGDGVIKIEMHFLPDVYVQCDECHGKRYNREALEIKYKDKTIADVLDMTIDQAASFFDSVPNIARKLQTLVEVGLGYIKLGQPATTFSGGEAQRIKLATELSKRSTGKTMYILDEPTTGLHSADVKRLLGILQQLVDGGNSMIIIEHNLDVIKSADWVIDMGPEGGIGGGTVVASGTPEDITKAPESFTGKYLKKML
- a CDS encoding WD40/YVTN/BNR-like repeat-containing protein, translating into MSSRKKRKIYGGISIFFAVSVVSLAAMFAPFAKAEAAYSWKDITIPGGKVKESRISSDGSKLIVLQEGATFNDRKLLVSTDGGANWSSSAAPEGAINLLTNTDGSKLVVQGKYGQNNIYVSTDGGSSWTTPAAPVESDASLRMSPDGSTLTKCGYGGPLYVSRDNGQTWVQKGDECPNAVFNGGKMMLTTYGDLKQSTDYGATWEIVKDGAHFGAAFSANGASIFDGKKVSVDGGTNWSSISPIPGHEVSSNDVSRIGISNDGKRLFVTLEPDSYYPSWAPVASSVDGGKTWQQWGSEKFEGGSISMTADGSKIFATANNNIYRLGTLQLTQTKTFDVSTKSAPANTDNAVAKSTIAAKSLRCYDIVASSVKSLSADGITPTEARIKILGGLSFNINCTQASASSDITVSLASQYDVSKVRVYKKDSATANLQDITSQAVIKNETIAGKTVTTVSYKVVDGANNDDDHTANSVITDPVYFGVVNDPASPATPAGAASNPAGITPKGGKSGGLANTGASVWAIGGLAIVVIAGGIVLKRYI
- the sbcB gene encoding exodeoxyribonuclease I; the encoded protein is MAQTFFFYDLETSGLNPRQDRIMQFAGQRTDMNLEPIGEPYNLLVTLNDDTLPSPDALMVTGITPQKTVEEGYSEAQFARMLSEEIFTPDTIAVGFNNIRFDDEFIRHLLWRNFHDPYEWSWKDGRSRWDLLDAVRLTRALRPEGIKWPLDDKGEPSNRLELITSANGIAHENAHDALADVTALIAVTKLIKQKQPQLYDYLLKMRDKKVVQQLVNVDDKKPFVYASGRYDKEFAKTTVAFPMTTSRNGGVVVYDLRYDPTPFVELSTEELSKKIFASWEERQAEDFVKLPVKELQYNRCPAVAPLGVLEQGDGWQKISLDLKTVQKHQNILLNHPDFAEKLRTIFENKPAFKKLPDPEAQLYDGFLNDRDRIRVEAVRNADERELADFHPEFQDERLAPLLLHYKARNFPRSLSEDDLAQWEIWRAQYLQAQLPGFMASLQRLAPTAADKQQFILQELQLWAESVLPVVDS
- the obgE gene encoding GTPase ObgE, with product MFVDIAKVFVRAGRGGNGAVSFRHEKYVDKGGPDGGDGGRGGDVVFLATKDLNTLLNFRYKPELKAENGEDGSKRKKRGKSGSPLVVKVPMGTLVKRDGKVVADLTVDQQQAVVARGGDGGFGNAHFTSSTRQAPKIAELGEAGEEFEAELELKLLADVGLVGFPNAGKSTFLSVVSNARPEIANYEFTTLTPNLGVADVDDGSILIADIPGLIEGASEGKGLGDQFLRHVERTAVLLHMIDAYSDDPAEKYQTIRRELEKYSEELATRPEIIALTKCEGLDDEIIAMQSTALQNVANGSPVVAISSQTHTGVTELLRLLRREVTDYRAREAEMVEEEGDELPVITLDGQAASDAWTVERVVGAEPENVDEEDVVSFIIHGPKIEKFARRTNFDQFESVNRLRDIMRKMGIAHELIRQGAVGDTLVQIGESMPFTLVEQ